The genomic region ACGTTGTAGTGCCCCcttgtccctgtgtccccatgtcACGGTGTCCTGGTGTCCCCATGTCGCGgtgtccccttgtccccatgtcccagtgtccccacgtccccaccATACCTACCCACTCAGCCTCATCCACGCCCTCGAAGGAGTCCTGTGGCAGCGGGTCGTCGCGGTTGCCCAGCCGGGCCACCATGGCGCTGAGGAGCTACGGGGCAAGCCGCACAGTGGGGACGGGGCTTCGCGAGGGGGTTCAGGATCCCCCCACaaccatccccatccccacgctcacctcctccttcttctgctCGTCCGTCTTCTCCCCCAGGTACACAGCCGCGGGGACAAACTTGCGCGCCGGCTGCTCCTTGGGGGCCTGGCTCACTGTGAGGACGGCACGATGTGGGGCAGCTCCAgggggggcagccccacacGCGGTGCCCACCTCACCCCTCTGCACCTACCTGGCGTCATGTCGGGGGGACGGAGGTCAGCGCGGCGCTGCTGCCCGTCCTGCCCCGCCAGCCAGGCGCCGGCACCGAGGGACGGCTCCCACCATACGCGGGTCGGAGGGAAGATGTCGTCCTGGAAATACTCCTTCTGCAGGACGCGGGGTGGTGAGGGACAGGGGAGCCTCCACCTGGCCCCCCCATGCCGCCAGCCCCGATGGCTACCTTGACACGGGGCACGCGGAAAGCCACCGGCTCGAGGGCGCCCTGGCCCAGCCGCAGCGCTCGGGCGAACTCCACCTCGCGCACGTCGCACGCCGTCTTGCGCAGGAAGACGAAGCCCTTGGGGAAGCAGGCaggtgagcagggctgggagcagggacgGTGGCACGGCCCCGGCGGGCTCCCCCCCCTCACCTTGTGGGGGTCGCTGGAGGTGAAGCTGTTGCACTCGAGGAAATAGGGTGGCTCGGGGGTCACCTCGTAGAGGAACACTCTGGTGTCACCCTGGGACAGAGCAGGACGGGGGCTGGTGTGAGGGCACGGCGGGTCCCACGCCGCGGTGCCCTGTGCCGGCAGCCCTCCTGGACGCAGGTCCTCCCACCTTGCCAGTGAGGAAGACGACGCTGGTGTCCTCGTCGTAGAAGGGCAGGAGGGTGGATGGGGCCACGTCGAGGCCGAGGACGGAGAGGGGCCCATCGGGCAGGGCCTGTGCCCGGTACAGGAGGATCCTCCGCTCGCTGCGGCTGTGGGGATgtgggggtgggtgggtggcaTGGCAGGGCCCGATGTGCCCGGTGTCACCATGGTGGGCACCGAGGCACAGCTTGTCCCCCAGGGACTGTGCCCAGTGGTGGCCATGCCCGGGGAGGTGCAAGGGACATCCACGTGCCCGCCCTCACCTGTCGAAGCCGGAGACGAGGAGGAAATCGCCTCCACACACCCAGACCACGcgcgccccgcggccccccTCGGGGCCTGGGCCCTCCTGTGTGGGGAGAAGAAGGGTCACCGGCTGCACcccctgctcagcagctccccGTGTGGGGacctgccccctcccagctctcctgtCCCGTTCCCGCTGCTGTGGTCCcacctgctggggctgggggctgcgccGGGGCTCGTAGAGCCGCAGCCGGCCGTCCTTGCTCGCCGTCGCCAGCTGCCTCCCATCGGGGCTCCAGGCCAAGCTGAAGATCTGGGAGATGGAGAGTGCCCCCATCAGGGATCCGTGCCACAGTCCCCGGCTGGCCCAGGGGACTTGGTGGCCGGCTGGGTGCACCCCGTGGGTGTCCCATGGGCACCTCTCCTCCCCGATGGCATCTCAGCACCGTAGTTCAGGAACCAGCTCCGAGCTGGCACCCAGCTGCGCCGCAGCGTGGAGGCCTGGCACGTCTGGGTGCTGCGGTCCCCCGGCGCTGCCTGACCCTACCTGGTCCGTGTgtccctgcaggcacagcacctcctgcccGGCGCCCAGCTCCCATATCCGCACCGTCATGTCGTAGGAGGAGGAGACGAGGAGGTCAGCCGCCACAGGGTGGAAGCGGATGGAGTAAATCTTCTCCGTGTGCCCTGGTAAGGAGAGCGGAGTGCTGGCACTGGGACGGGGACGCCACCAGACCCGTCTGCCCGTGCGGCTCTGCCTGGACACCCAGGGACAATCGGTGCTTGAGCTGTGTCCCTGCACCGCGCTCACCTTGCAGCACAGCCTCGGGCTCCCGCAGCGTGTCCTGCAGCCCGCCTTCGGGGACCCGCCACAGCCGGATCTTGGCATCTTCCCCCGCTGCAGCACCAAAACCACCACGGAGAGAGACAGGCAGGGGGTGAGCGGTGACACGGGGCGCAGCATGCCACGGCAGGGTGTCAGTGCCCCACGGAGCGCACCCTGGGCATAGCACACGTACCAACAGCGAGGCGCCGTGGGTCAAAGGGGTCCCAGCAGAGGTCGGCCACCGCCGTGCCGTTCTGGATGGTGGGCACGGCTGTGTCGGGGAGACGGCCCGGCTTGGAGAGCTGGCGGAGAGCAACGTGTCACCCAGGGTGCATGGCAGGCGCGGGCACCCATGTGCCGGGCACAGCGGTGGCACTGAGAGCCTCTTCCCACTGCCGTACCTCGAGGACGGCGATCTGGCCGCCAGCGGAGAGCAGCGGGAGGGCGACGCGCTGGTGGTTGGCGCAGAAGCCGTCGCTCTCGCCCGGCGTGGTGAGGCTCAGCCCCCGCAGGTTGGTGATGTGGGTGTCGCGGTGCAGCACCGCGCCCTGCGCGTGCCGGAATCGGGAGCTGGGCCCTgcggagccggggggggccgcTGAGTGCCACGGCTCCTCCGGCCGCACGGGTGGGGTGACGCCGAGCCCACCCCGGCACCCACTCACCCAAAATGCTCTGCAGAGACTtctggctggggctgctgacGAAGCCGCTGGAGGGGCCGGTGCTGGCGGAGAGCGAGGTGGCGGCGCTGCTCGGCGAGGCCAGCGAGCCGGAGGGCGAGGAGTAGCCgctgccttcctgcaggagACGGCGTgtgggcagggggtgctgccctcgcccagcccagcccctccccggcccctcGCGCCCCCGTGCTCACGCTGCGGTCGCTGTCGGTGGGGCCATCGGCGGGCAGTTGGGTGCTGGGTGCCGCGGGGGCGATGACGGGGGAGCGGAAGGTCTGCGTGGGTCTGCGTGCGGGGTGCAGGCTCACCTTCCCCACCTGCAGAGCGGCAGCACTGCTGCGAGCGGGCACGGGCAGAGGAGCCCCTGAGTCCCACCCGCTTGCTTTCAGAGGAGCAGGTTTGCCCCCACAAAactcccttttccccctcctcctgcaaTCGCCCCCACCGAAACCTGCCGCTCGTGGTGTGTGGCTTGTAGGAGGGGCCCTTCTCCGGCTAAATCCAGATCCGTGGCTCTGGATGCAGTAAGGATACAGCCTCAACCTCTACGTTTTTAAGGGAGATGGTGGGAAATGTGTTTTCACTATTAGATTTTTACTCTTAGCTGCACCTAGATGGAAAATAGAGCTCACTTGGCTGAGCTCAGGAGAGCGTTTTTGAGCAGTTCCTTgctggaaaaacattttaaactcagTGGGTGCACGTCAGCGGCAGGACAGACGAGACCTCCTGAAGCCGTATTCAGAAGCAGCCGagcacggggctgggcagcTGGGGGTGAAGCTCTGCTTGTCCCCAGGGGCCTCCTTCCCACTCTGCAGTCAAGATGTGCTTGGCACCCTCTTGGGGGTGCACCTCGGTGCCCTGCCACCATCACAGTCACCCCAAAAACCCACTGGCTTTTGGGAAACAGACTTGATTTGTATGAATCTCCACTTCCCATTAAAAGGATGTGATTAAAAAATCCCACACATGCCCTTCcacgtccccgtccccatcccaaGGCTGTGGTGTGGTCCCTGTGCCGGCACCagtgctgcccccagccccgggccaTGCCAGCCATGGGGACACCCCCTGGGTGACACTCACCTGCTGGCTGTCCCCTGCCCACCAGGCTTGGGCATCCGTGGCTGGCAGCACCCCGGCGCAGTCGGGGAACAGATCCTCGTGGAACTCCTGGACAGACTGCGGGAGAGGGGGCGGGCGGAGGTGGTGCTCTGCCTGCGTCCCCTCGCTGTCCCCTGGGCACACGGTGGCCCCGGGCAGGAGACCCCCGGGCACCTTGCGGCCGcagagccccggccccggccgagCTGCACGCCGGAGCCTGTAGGTGTCAGACGCTGCCCAGCTCTGGGCTGCGCCGTGCACCCCTGAAAGTACCCGGCCTCCAAAacgcagcccctgctctgccaacagcagcacccagctctcaGCACCCACCCTGCGGCCCCTGCCCCAGCGCCCAGCCTCCGCTACGCAGCGGGGTCCGGTAGCACCCCGCATCTTCCACCCAGCACCCAGAAatcagcccccagcaccccggtTTCAGCTCCCCGCGGgtttccctcctctcctgctccccccAGGCCAGGGACACGGGTCCCCCGCCACCCCTCACCACGCCTGGGTGCCCTCCAtcccctggggctggcacccGTGAGATGGCACCAGGCCCCCCAACATGGTGCTGCCCGTAGGTTTGGGCATGGGGCTGAGCTAGGGGCACgcctccgtgcctcagtttccctgggGAGCTGAGCCCTGCCTGGGAAATGTCCCCACGGGGACAGAGCCCCCACCCCCCGAGCCCGTGGCCGCCCTGCGGCAGCGCTTACGCTctggttctttttttaaacGTGAGTTTTTTCCACAACAGTGTCTGTTTACAGAAAAGGGCATTTCTGTAGCcaccaccctttttttttttttttcctcagaaaaatgctttagGGAGTGGGGAAGAGCCTGAGCACATCGTGGGCAGCGAGAGAACCTGGCTGGGACACCGCGGCCCCGCACGCCGCTGTCAGTCCCCAAATCTGTGGCATGAGGGAGCGGGCACCAGGGTTATGGGGACACGGGGTCCAAGCTTGGTGCTGATCCCCCCGAGGGAACCCCGCGCCCCCTTACCTTGCGGGGCACGATGTAGCTGACGGGGACGAGGAAGGTGTCGGTGAGCTGCAGGACGCGGAGCACCTCGCAGGCCATGACGTCCAGGGCCAGGCGGGGGACGGCGGCCAGACCCCGCGTGCGCCCCTCGGTCAGGCACTGGGTGACTGGGGACGGACAGGACACCCGTGGGGTGGGGGCGAGGCTGGGGGCCGTGACAGCCCGGCGTGGGGCTCGTCCTGCTTACCTTGGGTGAGCGtgggctgtgctggcaccaCCTCGAAGCAGTACAGGAGGTTTTCACCCTGGAAGAGACGCGGAGGGGCTGGGGTGTAAGCGGGGGCGCAGGGAGCACCCTGCCACCCCCCCGTGCCGCGGCTCCTCACCttcccccccagcaccagcagccccgtGTCAGCGTCGAACAGCGGGATCATGGCCCTGCAAAGGGAAGGAGGGCGCTGAGCACCGCAGGACGGGGCTCAGCACCTTGCCCTGGCACGTGGCAGCGCCCCAATAGGCacggggccggatcctgccctCTCAGCCCTTTCCCCCGCTGCAGCCCCAAACCCCAGGATCACTGCAGGTGGGCGCACGCCGGTGGCTTCCCGGCCGTGCCCACAGCACCAGGGCACTGCCGGGTGCCCTCGGTGAGGCGCATGGGAACGGCCTTGAGCATCTCCCTGATTTACAGCCTCCCATGGCACGGCCCTGCCCCGCTCAGCCCCGCCGTGACAGCTTTATGGCCGCGAGACCTTGGTGGCCGCCTCCGGCCGCCCGGTGCGTGGCACGGCAGCGCGGGGACGGGGCACACGGATGCCAAATGTGGGCGAGGGAGCCCGGGGCTCGCCTGGCCCCGCTGCGGCactgccccggggctgcccgggcCGGCTCAGCCTGTTCGGGACGGGCACGGGGCCGCGGGGCGCAGCCGGCACGCCGCACGCCTCGCCGGCACACGCCGCCCTGCCAGTCCCGCGGTCGGGGCCACCGGCTGGGCTGGCCAAAgcgtccctgtccccgtccccgtccccgtcccacCCAGTGACTGGAGGGGACGGGGAGCACCAAagcccttctcttccttccccacGATGCGGGTGGAGGAGAAAGCTCCAGAGGCAGCTTCCAGGAGAACAAAGGGACAATATATTACTTTCGGGTTGACATTTTTGTGGTCGTGCCggctgggggaagggagcaCGTGCAGTGCCGGGGTTTTACACGGAACGACTTTGAGGAAACGCAGCCCTACAAAGGCACCCGGCCCCGTGTGCCCACCCCGGCCggagcccagccctggcagccctgTGCCCACAGCGGGTCCCCACAATGGGGACGCTGCAGAGGACGTCGTGGGGTGGCCGGGTGACACCGGGGATGGCCCTGGCTGGCACGGCACAATCCCAGCCCGTGGCTGTTGGCACAACTTGGGCAAACAGCGCTGGGGTGGCTCTGGCAGGCACAGGggtcccctgccctgctgcggTCACcgctgccagcactgccaccagGGCCCAGTGCTGGGACAAGGACACCTCTGGGTGCCGGGACACCTCGAGGCGATGAAGGGCGAGCCCTTGGAGCAcgtggcacagctctgctgtcacCGGGGCACCGCGACGCCAGCCCCACGGGGACACCCGGAGCCCGTTGTCCCCAGCGGGTGGTGGCGGGGGGCTCCACATCGGGGCATCGCCCCCCCGGGACcgggtttggggtttgggttttggggcagggggcaccagggctctgctggggcaTTGGGGTCACCCATGGCCATGGGGGCacgggggcaccggggggctgctgggggccacAGGGGCACCAGGGCCTGGCGGTGCTGGGGGCGCTGCGCCTGCCCCCCCCCGAGCTGCCCCCGGGGTCCGGGGGTccccgggggtccccgggggTCCCTGGGGCGCCCCCACGCCGGGCCCCAGGTGAGCAGGGGGCGGAGCCTTTGCGGAAGCCCCGCCCCCCAGCCACCTCCCCCGACTCCTTCAGCCAATGGGGAGGCGTCGGGAGAGATGTCCCCGCCCCCCCAAGGCTTCGCCCCGCCCCCGGGCTTTAAAAGCCGCCCCCCCGCGCCCGGCGCGCTCAGAGCGGGGAGCGCCCGCCCGCAGCCATGCGCTGAgcgcccggcacggcccggcccggcacggcccggccaCGGTGAGTGCCGCGACCCGGGGACCGCgggcaggagggggggggaccGGGCTGATCGGCACCGCCGGGTGCACGGCAGCgcctggggaaggggctccGGAGGCAGCCCCGGGGTGCGCAGGGACCAGGGGACCGGTGGCGGGGTCCCCATCCGGCACGGTGCCTCCGCGGGTCCTGTCCCCCACCGCCTGCCCCTGCCACGGCTTTGTCCCCGGGTCTGGGGCTGCCCCGGCACGGGCAGGGGGTGagatggggctgcagggacccccctgctgctgctgggtggccgtggtggtggtgggacaCAGCGCAGTCCCGAGGGATGTGGCAGCAGGGGACAGCGGGCACCGGTGTCCCCATggggctgtgtgccagcagGGCCACCAGCCAGCCTGGCCAAGGGGATGCCCCCCTAGCTCTGCTGCCGCTGTGTGCCCGCTGTCACACAGCGCGGTGTCATTGGGGTGTCACCAGGGTGCCACCGGGCCCCTCGCCTCCCCAGGTGTGCCATGGGCTGAGCGCCCCTCGCCGTGTCACCTCCCTCCCTTGTAGCCACCACGCTGCCCCGAGTGCTCAGGCATCCTGGTGCCACTTTGGGGAGATGCTCGGGTGACAGCGCCAGCCAGACGTGTGTCACCCCTCCGTGCCATGGGCACGTCCCTTTGTACGGTGACCTGGTGGTGGCAACCAGCTTGGCCTGACCCAGCTGGGGCCGGGCTGCTGCCCACACGGCGCTGGGCCGTGCCGGCGTGACGAACGACactaattactattttttcGCCGCCACACCAAGCCCGGGTGGCCTGGCCGGGTCGCCCTGACGCAAGCGCTGCCTGCCCGGCTGGCTCCGCCGCCCCGGCGGGATGCGGCAGGAGGAAACGCTCGGGGACACGGCGGCCACAGTCAGGCCACAGGAATCCGCGCGTGGCAGCAGGGCGGCACCGCCGGGCTCCCGGGCGCGTTGGCTCCCGGCGAAGCCACCCTGCTggttttccctccccccccccttcccggCACCTGAGAGCCGGGAGCGCGGCCGGGTCACGGGGGCAGGAGCGGGGCCGAGGGGCTGGCGCCAAGGGGGAGGCAATAACCAGGCCCGCATTCCTCTGGGGCTGCTGCGGAAACTTTAATTAAATagggaggggaggctggggaggaggtgggagctgCGGCGGAGGGCGGGTTGAAGGGAAAAGGGGGATTAGGGGCTAATCCTGCGCCCCCGCCGGGGGTCGGGAGGGGGCACGTGCTGACACGGGCTTGTTTGGGGGGCGTTAGGG from Aythya fuligula isolate bAytFul2 chromosome 15, bAytFul2.pri, whole genome shotgun sequence harbors:
- the CORO7 gene encoding coronin-7 encodes the protein MNRFKASKLRHTEARLPRREAWTGGLRASSVASCGNQVKASCQWVAFSAEPTGVLGIVPLEGKDGAKRTVSQLCCHSDVVTDFDFSPFDQLLLATGSADETVKVWRLPESGQELPSSAGLTLGPGGGPVDVLQFHPTADGVLASGAGKQVTVWDVGKQQPLAALEPHGDQLQSLAWKRDGHLLGTSCKDKKLRIFDPRAGPAASQSVPGHENNKDSRLLWMGASDCLISVGFSQMREREVKLWDTRKFSGATFTLTLDTSPGAMIPLFDADTGLLVLGGKGENLLYCFEVVPAQPTLTQVTQCLTEGRTRGLAAVPRLALDVMACEVLRVLQLTDTFLVPVSYIVPRKSVQEFHEDLFPDCAGVLPATDAQAWWAGDSQQVGKVSLHPARRPTQTFRSPVIAPAAPSTQLPADGPTDSDRSEGSGYSSPSGSLASPSSAATSLSASTGPSSGFVSSPSQKSLQSILGPSSRFRHAQGAVLHRDTHITNLRGLSLTTPGESDGFCANHQRVALPLLSAGGQIAVLELSKPGRLPDTAVPTIQNGTAVADLCWDPFDPRRLAVAGEDAKIRLWRVPEGGLQDTLREPEAVLQGHTEKIYSIRFHPVAADLLVSSSYDMTVRIWELGAGQEVLCLQGHTDQIFSLAWSPDGRQLATASKDGRLRLYEPRRSPQPQQEGPGPEGGRGARVVWVCGGDFLLVSGFDSRSERRILLYRAQALPDGPLSVLGLDVAPSTLLPFYDEDTSVVFLTGKGDTRVFLYEVTPEPPYFLECNSFTSSDPHKGFVFLRKTACDVREVEFARALRLGQGALEPVAFRVPRVKKEYFQDDIFPPTRVWWEPSLGAGAWLAGQDGQQRRADLRPPDMTPVSQAPKEQPARKFVPAAVYLGEKTDEQKKEELLSAMVARLGNRDDPLPQDSFEGVDEAEWD